The following proteins are encoded in a genomic region of Acipenser ruthenus chromosome 4, fAciRut3.2 maternal haplotype, whole genome shotgun sequence:
- the LOC117399725 gene encoding chromobox protein homolog 3-like isoform X2, whose protein sequence is MGKKQNGKSKRTEEENEPEEFVVEKVIDRRVVNGKVQYYLKWKGFGDTDNTWEPEENLDCPELIEGFLANQKATVEKTVEKTDSNKRKSESESEESKAKKKKETPDKPRGFARSLEPERIIGATDSSGELMFLMKWKESDEADLVPAKEANVKCPQVVIAFYEERLTWHSCPEDEQQ, encoded by the exons ATGGGAAAGAAGCAAAATGGAAAAAGCAAAAGGACAGAGGAAGAGAATGAGCCTGAGGAATTTGTTGTAGAAAAGGTCATTGATCGACGGGTTGTAAATGGCAAGGTTCAGTACTACCTGAAGTGGAAGGGCTTTGGAGA TACTGACAACACATGGGAGCCAGAGGAAAACTTGGACTGCCCAGAATTAATTGAAGGTTTCCTTGCAAATCAAAAGGCTACTGTTGAGAAAACCGTTGAAAAAACAGATTCCAACAAGAGGAAGTCGGAAAGTGAATCGGAAGAAAGCAAAgccaagaagaaaaaagaaact CCTGACAAGCCACGAGGTTTTGCTCGGAGTCTTGAACCAGAGAGAATTATCGGTGCCACAGACAGTAGTGGGGAGCTAATGTTCCTAATGAAATG GAAAGAGTCGGATGAAGCAGACCTAGTGCCTGCAAAAGAAGCGAATGTGAAGTGTCCTCAGGTTGTTATTGCATTCTATGAAGAGCGACTTACCTGGCATTCGTGCCCAGAAGATGAACAGCAGTGA
- the LOC117399725 gene encoding chromobox protein homolog 3-like isoform X1: protein MSRKKLGFEADRMQLSAIMTPKPQGSQKLPGSKPSSTQQNASFSQVKMGKKQNGKSKRTEEENEPEEFVVEKVIDRRVVNGKVQYYLKWKGFGDTDNTWEPEENLDCPELIEGFLANQKATVEKTVEKTDSNKRKSESESEESKAKKKKETPDKPRGFARSLEPERIIGATDSSGELMFLMKWKESDEADLVPAKEANVKCPQVVIAFYEERLTWHSCPEDEQQ from the exons ATGTCAAGGAAAAAGCTAGGTTTTGAGGCAGACAGAATGCAATTATCAGCCATTATGACACCTAAGCCACAAGGTAGTCAGAAATTGCCTGGAAGCAAACCTTCAAGTACTCAACAAAATGCGTCTTTTTCTCAG GTCAAAATGGGAAAGAAGCAAAATGGAAAAAGCAAAAGGACAGAGGAAGAGAATGAGCCTGAGGAATTTGTTGTAGAAAAGGTCATTGATCGACGGGTTGTAAATGGCAAGGTTCAGTACTACCTGAAGTGGAAGGGCTTTGGAGA TACTGACAACACATGGGAGCCAGAGGAAAACTTGGACTGCCCAGAATTAATTGAAGGTTTCCTTGCAAATCAAAAGGCTACTGTTGAGAAAACCGTTGAAAAAACAGATTCCAACAAGAGGAAGTCGGAAAGTGAATCGGAAGAAAGCAAAgccaagaagaaaaaagaaact CCTGACAAGCCACGAGGTTTTGCTCGGAGTCTTGAACCAGAGAGAATTATCGGTGCCACAGACAGTAGTGGGGAGCTAATGTTCCTAATGAAATG GAAAGAGTCGGATGAAGCAGACCTAGTGCCTGCAAAAGAAGCGAATGTGAAGTGTCCTCAGGTTGTTATTGCATTCTATGAAGAGCGACTTACCTGGCATTCGTGCCCAGAAGATGAACAGCAGTGA